From Salvia splendens isolate huo1 chromosome 16, SspV2, whole genome shotgun sequence, a single genomic window includes:
- the LOC121772172 gene encoding probable trehalose-phosphate phosphatase J, with protein sequence MVAAANSSAWLDSMRASSPTHVKAPPLSDAHNSWILRHPSALDVFDEITISSKGKQIVMFLDYDGTLSPIVDDPDRAFMSESMRATVRKVARYFPTAIVSGRCRDKVYSFVRLTELYYAGSHGMDIKGPSKGYNKDAEAVLFQPASEFIPMIDEVYRALLEVTKSTPGARVEHNKFCVSVHFRCVDEKKWIELAKQVGMVLEGYPSLRLSQGRKVFEIRPTIKWDKGKALEFLLESLGYANCADAFPVYIGDDRTDEDAFKVLRERGQGFGIVVSKTPKDTKASYSLQEPSEVMAFLRRLVEWKKVSLRRHFRMRRRLQEIKINFPN encoded by the exons ATGGTGGCGGCGGCAAACAGCAGCGCGTGGCTTGACAGCATGAGGGCTTCCTCTCCGACACACGTCAAAGCGCCGCCCCTCTCCGACGCCCACAACTCTTGGATT CTGCGGCATCCCTCGGCGCTGGACGTGTTCGACGAAATCACCATTTCTTCGAAAGGGAAGCAAATCGTCATGTTTCTCGACTACGACGGCACCCTCTCCCCCATCGTCGACGACCCTGATCGCGCCTTCATGTCCGAATCG ATGAGAGCAACGGTGAGGAAAGTGGCCAGATATTTTCCAACTGCTATAGTGAGCGGGAGGTGCAGAGACAAG GTGTACAGTTTTGTGCGTTTGACAGAGCTGTATTATGCTGGAAGCCATGGCATGGACATAAAAGGCCCATCAAAAGGTTATAACAAG GATGCTGAAGCTGTTCTTTTCCAGCCAGCTAGTGAATTTATTCCAATGATCGATGAG GTTTATAGAGCCCTTTTGGAGGTGACAAAATCCACCCCGGGTGCTAGAGTGGAGCACAACAAATTCTGTGTCTCTGTACATTTTCGGTGCGTTGATGAGAAG AAATGGATTGAACTGGCGAAGCAAGTTGGAATGGTGTTGGAAGGCTATCCGAGCCTAAGATTGTCTCAGGGCAGGAAG gTGTTTGAGATTCGGCCAACTATTAAATGGGACAAGGGCAAGGCTCTTGAGTTCCTCCTAGAGTCACTTG GGTATGCAAATTGTGCTGATGCGTTCCCTGTTTACATCGGTGATGATCGAACTGATGAAGATGCTTTTAAG gttttgagagagagaggtcAAGGGTTTGGAATAGTAGTATCGAAGACGCCAAAGGATACAAAGGCATCATATTCATTGCAGGAGCCCTCCGAGGTTATGGCGTTTCTCAGACGGTTGGTAGAGTGGAAGAAAGTGTCGTTGAGACGCCACTTCAGAATGAGAAGACGACTTCaagaaatcaaaatcaacttcCCAAATTAA